Genomic segment of Pseudomonas sp. CCI4.2:
TTGAGGGTTTCACCGTCAGCCTGCTTTTGTGCAATCAGGCGTTCCCCGGCTTTGGTGATGGCAGCGCCCATGAGGCGAGTACTCCTGAAAAAAAACTAAAAACTAGAGGGTCGCGATCAGCGTTTGCTGGTCGTCGTTGAATTCGGCTACGCCGATTAGCAAGGTCACCGGGGTGATGGTTACAAAGTCATAGCGCCGGCAGGTGCGGCCGTACTGGCGCACGATCACCCGCAGCAGCTCGGGGTTTTCCGACAGCTGCGAATCACTGAGCTTGAGCAGCACCACGTCCCAGTCGCGCTCGGGCAGGCGTTCGTCGATCTCGACATAACCCACACCCAGACGATTGAGGATGCGCATCAAGCCGGCGGTGGACCCTGCGTCAATGGAATTAATAAAAGCGAACTTGACCCGGATCCGGAACAGGCTTTCGGGCTCACCGCGAAAACGGCTGATGTCCCGTTGCCAGGCGAGCAACTGCAAAATGGTCAGGTGGCAATGTTCAGCGTCCAGCTGTTGCAGCGGCCACTGCAACCATCCCTCGACGGTTTCCCACCAGACTTGGGCGGCGGCCTTGAGCTTGGCCAGCTCGCCGGCACTGAGCCAGAACGGCAAGTCGAGCTTAAGCATCGAGCACCACCGACAAGGTCTGGATCCGTGGAATGTTCAGCTCCGACAGGATGTCGCTGTTGGCAAACTGCAGCGATTCAATCTGTTGGAATTGCTCGTGCAGCTCTTCGCCCAGACGGCTGAAGGAAAAGCGCGCCTGGGGATAGGTCAGGCTGGGCTCATAACCGCTGGCGGTGTTCTCGCGAAAGGCGGCGCGGATGAACTGCTCGACCTGGTCCTGCAGCGTTTGCCGTTGTTCGTCCGTAAGGTTGGCCCATGGCCAGAGGTTCAGTGCAACATCGTGTTCGGTCTCGGGCATGACCAGGACCAGCAAGTCATCGCCGTGGCCATGGTTGCCACCTTCGCGCAGGTAGGCATTGATCGTGGCCAAGTACTCGTCCGCCGGCACACCGGCTTCAAACAGCACAAAGGCATTGGCACTGCCCGGGCCACGCGGGGCGCCGTGCTCAAAGTACACGCCGTCCGGACGCACGCCGGCGAAGCTGGCGATCATCGCCCGGTACACCGCGTCGGTGTGGTACTGGTTGACCGCCGAGAACTGGTTGCGGGTGCGCAGGCGCAGTTGCTCGTTGGGTTCGCGGTCATCGCCTGGCTGAATCAGCCAGGCCTCGGTGTTGACCACCTGGGCAATGCCCGGTACCGGTACCGGCAAGATGGCGTAATAGCCCGGCGCCAGGTTGAACCCGCTGCCGGCCTCGAGCGCTTCGACCGGGATGCTCAATTGGCTCTCACCGTCGACAAAGCTGCCCACGGCGGTGGTGCGCAGTTCAAACACCCGGTCGTTGATCGCGGCCGACTGCACGCGGGTGCCGATGGCCACGTCCAAAGCGCCGGCGGCGGAGGTCCGGGTAAACAGCAACTCGCCCTGGGCTCGGGTACTGTTTTTACGCTCCACGTTCACCGCCCAGGCCAGCAGGTCCAGCCAGCCATCCACCGCGGTCTTGACGAAGAAGTTAGGCAGCACGGTACTGACCACAAACTCCAGTAGCCACAGCACCGGCTGGGTGACCAGCGCAGTGACCACCCGCCAGAACGGCGAATAGGCGCCAGTGTTGCTGAGTCGGCAGCCCTGGGCGGTGACCTCCTTTTCCCAGGCCTTTTTTAATTCTGCCTCGGTCACCGGAATGCCGGCGTCACGTAGTGCAGCCTTGAAATCCACGTCTTTACTGTCGTTACTATCGCTCACAGGGTCACCTTGATGTGGCCAAATTGCACGGTGGTGGCCGTGACCAGGTACACACCCGGCTGGGCCGGATCAGGTAAAAACATCCGCGCCGTGCCGGGCACCAGGCGCACGTCGACCTCCACCTTGAGTTCGATTTGTTGAATACAGTCGCGCTGCCGGAGGCGGTCGCGCTCGGCGACCAGAGTCACCAGCAAGCCGCTGTCGCGGATCAGGTGCGCAATGTCCTGGGCGATGCTGGCCCGGTCATCGATCATCAGCGGCTGATTTGAGGGGTCGAGCACCAGGTCGTTGTCGACGATCCACAGGTCGATGTACTGGCTGTCGTCACGTAGTCCGTTCATCCGGCCATGTCCATCAAGCCCTTTAGCTGGTGCGGGGTCATGGGCTTGTTGTTGTAGATGGTCTGGTTTTCTACGCGCACGCCCTGGTTCTGGGTGTTGCTGTTCTGAATGCTGGTCAGCAGGCCACCGGGCGGCACGGCCGAGGCACGGTTGGGTGATAACGAGGGAATGGCCGCGTTGATGGTCTGCTGGGCACGGCGGGCCGCGTCCAGGCTGTCCAGGTTTGGTCCCGCCGGCAGCTCGCCAAAGCTGGCCTTGATGTCCACCCCGGGGATTTTGTTAAGCATCGCGATGAGGCTGTTGATGGCGTTATGAAAGATCGCCACAATCCCGTCCCACGCTGCTCTGGCCATGCCCGACCAGCCGCCCATCGACTCGAACCAGCTGGACAGCGCACCGAGCTGATCACTGACCCAGGCGAACGCCGCCGACTCCATCAGCGCGCCGGTCCACTCGTCCCAGTAATAAATGGCCGCCACGATGACCGCGACCAGGGCGATGATCCCCAGTACGATCCACGTCACCGGGTTAGCCATCAACGCGGCGTTGGTCAGCCAGATGACGCCCTGCCACAGGGCCATGGCGGTGGTCGCCGTGCGCAGCCACAGGACCAGCACCGCCATGCGCATCCACGATAAAGTTGCGGCCGCCGCATTGGCGATGTAGGCCACGGTGCTGCTCCAGGACGCCTTCGCGAGCAGCTTCCAGAGCATCAAAATGGGCACAGCGGCGGTGCGCCAGACGCCAAAGACAAAGGTCATCAAGGCGACGCCGGCGGTCAGCGCAACAATCCCGAGGATCGTCAGGCCGATCACCCTGGTCAGGTTGGGAAACAGCGTGGTCCAGCGAATTACCGACAGTCCGCCAGCGGCGAGCTGTTCAATGATCGGGCTGAGCGTCGGCAGAAGTTTTTGCCCGAAGACTATACGCACCGCCTCGACGGCGCTGGCAAAGCGCTGCCACGGGTCGACCATGGCATCCGCCATACCCTTCGCCTGGTCTATGCCCTTGACCTTACCCAACTGGTCGATGTTGTTGGCCAAGCCTGCGGTGTCGTTCATCAAGAGCTTGATCAGGCCCACGGCCTCATCAGAGCCAAAGGCTTTTTTCAGCACATCGGAATCGGCCACCGTCAGGGTGTCGCCAAACTTCACCTTGAGCTTGTCCAGGATACTGAGCATGGGCAGCAGCCGGCCCTGGCTGTCGGTGAACTTCATGCCCAGTTTTACCTGGGCACTGCCCACGCCGGAGAGGAATGACTTGTACTTGGTGCCGGCTTCGCCGCCGCTCATGGTCGACTGCAGTTGGCCCAAAATGGCCATCTGTTCGGACAGGCCGACGCCGGCGGAGGTGGCATTGGCGCCGATGCCGGTAAAGGCCGCGCTCATCTGCGAACCGGTAGTCTTGAACATCTGCACTGCCAATGCGGTTTGTCCGGTCAGGTTCTCGACCCACTCGCCCTTGCCCATGACGTCGGCTTGCTGCTTGAAGATGCCGTACATGGTGCCGACATAGTCGGTGATGGTGGCCGCATCGGCTTTGGTGGCCTTGGCCAGCACGTTGGAGGCGTCGGTAAATGTTGCCAGCTGCGTGCCGGTCAGACCTGCTATCGCGCTCTGAATGTCATAGGCCGAGCGCACGAAAGCCGTGGCGTTTTCACCGTAGGCAACGCTGAACTGCAGGGATTTGGTGTTAAGCAACTCCAGCGCATCGCCGGCCACGCCCAAGCTTTTCACCTCGCCCAGCGCCGCATTTTGCGCCAGTGCTGGCGCCATGGCGGACTTGAGCGAATAGGCGGTGCCAATCAGGCCGGCAAGCCCCACGCCCATCTGTTTGATGCCAGCCTGACCCTGCTGGCCCAGCTGGCTGAAGCTGGCGTTAACCCGCCCCAATGGCTGACTGATCCGGTCGACCAGGCGCAGGACAAAGTCCAGTTTGCTGGTGGTGTTAGCGCTCATAAGACTGATCGCTCATTGACGCTATGCAGAATGGGTCTAGCCCATACCGGTGATGTGCATTGAAGCTTCGGGCTAGGCCGTATTAAATTAATACGCACCCAGACTCGATGGGGTGAAACGTGGAACGTTCCACGCATTGCAATTAGGAGAAAGGCCAGCATGGACAGCACAGCACGCAATGCCGTGGTCGATTTGATCATCGCCAGCGACACCCTCAACAGCTTCGTCAAAGAAGCCATCGCAACATTGAAGACCGGGGCGCCGTATCCGCTGGAAGATGAAGTGCGGGACGAGCTGCGACAGAGCATGGCGCTTATGTCGGCGACCCTAGCGGAGCTGTAGCCATTCATTCTGGAGACCATTGGCTGGTTTAACAGGGAGGCCCGAAGGCCCGTCTTGTATCTGGTGTGATTCATCGAACTGACCTCCCGGGCGAACCCATCCGGTGTTATTGCGGCTAGCTGGCCAACGCCATATCGGCTGAGGCTGCCACGGCCAAGCGTTCGTGGCAGATCGTCACGTTGTGCTCTAGCATTTCACTGCCCAGCCAGTCGTACCCTTCCGTCGCGGCCGCAACCAACGTAGTGCCCGATCCGGCAAACGGGTCGAGAATGACGCCACCGCGTTCGCAGATCTTCACCACGTCTCGCATCAATGCCGTAGGTTTGCCGGTCATGTGAAACTTGTCGGCACGCAGCACGGGATGACGAAACACGCCGGGTAAGACTGACGCCTTACGATCCAGCGGCATGGCGTCCTTGCTGCCCCAGATGATGTATTCAGCCTGGGAGCGGAACCGGCCCGACTGCGGGCGAACGCCTTCGGTCTTGTCCCACACCGCAATACCGCGCCAGGTAAACCCGGCCGCCTGCAGCGCATCGGTGGTCAGCGGCAGCTGCCGCCAATCACTGAACAGGCACACCGGCGCGCCCGGCTTTAAAACGCGGTACGCCTCGGACAGCCACAGCACGTACCAGCTCAACTGTGAGCGTTGGTCCCGGTTATCGCCGACAAATTCTGCGTAGGCCTTTTTCTGCCCACCTTGCACGTACTTGGTCGACGGTGACTGTTGCCGGGTAGCGGCGTGCAGTCCGCCGCTTGAATAAGGAGGATCGGTGATCAAGGCGTCGACGGACGCCGTTTCAAGCGTGGCGAGAAACTTCAGGCAGTCACCTTGGTACAGGTGGTTTTTACGGGTGTGCGACATGACTTAATCCTTAACCTTTGAGTGCCATGGAGATGCCGTTAGCCACGGCGATCTCCATACGTTTCCAATGTTCGTCTTCCAGGTACTTGGCCGTGCCCAGGTTGTGGGCACTGGGTTCAAGGCCCGGCAGCCAGCGCTCGACCAGGGCCATCAACTGGCCCAGGCCGCCCTCGCTCAGACGCTCGGCGCGGTCGAGGGCTTTTTTACGACGATCTCAACGTCCGGCGCGTACTCCTCGAGCAAGGTGCCCGCCAGCTGCATGGTCAACACCGGGTTGCGCAGCAACGGGCGCAGCGCGCCCAGGTGCTCGGCGATCACGGTGTTGGTCAGCAGGTTGTTGGACGGCGCCACCTTGTTGTTGGGGGTCACCGCGTTGAAGTACTTGGTGACGTCGGCCGGGGCCAGGGTGAAGGTAAAGTCGGTGTCGCCGATGCTCAGGGTAATGTCGCGTTTGTCAGTCATGGCGTGGATCCGTTCAGAGGTGAAAAGGTGGGTGAAGTCAGCGCAGACAAACCTGGCGCACATGGTCTTGCAGACCAAGAATCATTTGCCGACTGAGGGCGAGCTGATCTTTGAGGGTGAAATAATCCGGTCGAGCGTC
This window contains:
- a CDS encoding phage tail protein: MLKLDLPFWLSAGELAKLKAAAQVWWETVEGWLQWPLQQLDAEHCHLTILQLLAWQRDISRFRGEPESLFRIRVKFAFINSIDAGSTAGLMRILNRLGVGYVEIDERLPERDWDVVLLKLSDSQLSENPELLRVIVRQYGRTCRRYDFVTITPVTLLIGVAEFNDDQQTLIATL
- a CDS encoding DUF2590 family protein, which produces MNGLRDDSQYIDLWIVDNDLVLDPSNQPLMIDDRASIAQDIAHLIRDSGLLVTLVAERDRLRQRDCIQQIELKVEVDVRLVPGTARMFLPDPAQPGVYLVTATTVQFGHIKVTL
- a CDS encoding DUF6890 family protein; amino-acid sequence: MALVERWLPGLEPSAHNLGTAKYLEDEHWKRMEIAVANGISMALKG
- a CDS encoding site-specific DNA-methyltransferase — translated: MSHTRKNHLYQGDCLKFLATLETASVDALITDPPYSSGGLHAATRQQSPSTKYVQGGQKKAYAEFVGDNRDQRSQLSWYVLWLSEAYRVLKPGAPVCLFSDWRQLPLTTDALQAAGFTWRGIAVWDKTEGVRPQSGRFRSQAEYIIWGSKDAMPLDRKASVLPGVFRHPVLRADKFHMTGKPTALMRDVVKICERGGVILDPFAGSGTTLVAAATEGYDWLGSEMLEHNVTICHERLAVAASADMALAS
- a CDS encoding phage tail tape measure protein is translated as MSANTTSKLDFVLRLVDRISQPLGRVNASFSQLGQQGQAGIKQMGVGLAGLIGTAYSLKSAMAPALAQNAALGEVKSLGVAGDALELLNTKSLQFSVAYGENATAFVRSAYDIQSAIAGLTGTQLATFTDASNVLAKATKADAATITDYVGTMYGIFKQQADVMGKGEWVENLTGQTALAVQMFKTTGSQMSAAFTGIGANATSAGVGLSEQMAILGQLQSTMSGGEAGTKYKSFLSGVGSAQVKLGMKFTDSQGRLLPMLSILDKLKVKFGDTLTVADSDVLKKAFGSDEAVGLIKLLMNDTAGLANNIDQLGKVKGIDQAKGMADAMVDPWQRFASAVEAVRIVFGQKLLPTLSPIIEQLAAGGLSVIRWTTLFPNLTRVIGLTILGIVALTAGVALMTFVFGVWRTAAVPILMLWKLLAKASWSSTVAYIANAAAATLSWMRMAVLVLWLRTATTAMALWQGVIWLTNAALMANPVTWIVLGIIALVAVIVAAIYYWDEWTGALMESAAFAWVSDQLGALSSWFESMGGWSGMARAAWDGIVAIFHNAINSLIAMLNKIPGVDIKASFGELPAGPNLDSLDAARRAQQTINAAIPSLSPNRASAVPPGGLLTSIQNSNTQNQGVRVENQTIYNNKPMTPHQLKGLMDMAG
- a CDS encoding putative phage tail assembly chaperone gives rise to the protein MTDKRDITLSIGDTDFTFTLAPADVTKYFNAVTPNNKVAPSNNLLTNTVIAEHLGALRPLLRNPVLTMQLAGTLLEEYAPDVEIVVKKPSTAPSV
- a CDS encoding baseplate J/gp47 family protein, with amino-acid sequence MSDSNDSKDVDFKAALRDAGIPVTEAELKKAWEKEVTAQGCRLSNTGAYSPFWRVVTALVTQPVLWLLEFVVSTVLPNFFVKTAVDGWLDLLAWAVNVERKNSTRAQGELLFTRTSAAGALDVAIGTRVQSAAINDRVFELRTTAVGSFVDGESQLSIPVEALEAGSGFNLAPGYYAILPVPVPGIAQVVNTEAWLIQPGDDREPNEQLRLRTRNQFSAVNQYHTDAVYRAMIASFAGVRPDGVYFEHGAPRGPGSANAFVLFEAGVPADEYLATINAYLREGGNHGHGDDLLVLVMPETEHDVALNLWPWANLTDEQRQTLQDQVEQFIRAAFRENTASGYEPSLTYPQARFSFSRLGEELHEQFQQIESLQFANSDILSELNIPRIQTLSVVLDA